The following proteins come from a genomic window of Miscanthus floridulus cultivar M001 chromosome 2, ASM1932011v1, whole genome shotgun sequence:
- the LOC136540469 gene encoding auxin-induced in root cultures protein 12-like, which yields MGRRLLLLLGAAVLLLSSAATAQDCLSATFSGGRTFGKCNSLPTLSASLHWTYHPENGTADVAFRAPSDSSGWVGWGINPSGGSMGGSSVFVASQDGSGAVSILMTYLENSSNPSLTNNTLKFNVSVGPAAEYSNGAYTIYATVQLPGNSTQQFTVWQAGPTSNGAIAAHPTARANLASIQRQDFLSGSST from the coding sequence ATGGggcgccggctcctcctcctcctcggagcCGCCGTGCTGCTGCTCTCGTCCGCCGCCACGGCGCAGGACTGCCTGTCCGCGACGTTCAGCGGCGGGCGGACCTTCGGGAAGTGCAACAGCCTTCCCACGCTCAGCGCCAGCCTGCACTGGACGTACCACCCGGAGAACGGCACCGCGGACGTGGCGTTCCGCGCGCCATCGGACTCCAGCGGCTGGGTCGGCTGGGGCATCAACCCCAGCGGCGGCAGCATGGGCGGCAGCAGCGTCTTCGTCGCCTCGCAGGACGGCAGCGGCGCGGTGTCCATCCTCATGACCTACCTGGAGAACTCCAGCAACCCCAGCCTAACCAACAACACCCTCAAGTTCAACGTGTCCGTCGGTCCCGCGGCCGAGTACTCCAACGGCGCCTACACCATCTACGCCACCGTGCAGCTTCCCGGGAACTCCACGCAGCAGTTCACGGTGTGGCAGGCCGGCCCCACCAGCAACGGTGCCATCGCCGCTCACCCGACGGCGCGAGCCAACTTGGCCAGCATCCAGAGGCAGGACTTCCTCTCGGGGTCAAGCACCTAG
- the LOC136537379 gene encoding cytochrome b561 and DOMON domain-containing protein At5g48750-like, with amino-acid sequence MVEVVVENGYRMQGILDGPSIDGVGGKEQELEVEGEATQGNMDLDGQLAQEQFHSSQVGCISNDFDVNEFELEEEEQEEDRIGDVVSSDLDDSDYDQGGRHAMPTPVDVMPIPVHATNAAQEARKSTSRTYVFSVLLLPMAARDQSALLLLTAVLLLFALSTATAQQQQQQNCSSAKFSAGRSFQRCTSLAVLGASLYWTYHAANGTADVAFRAPSDPSGWVAWGLNTQSAGSMAGSSVFIASQDGNGAVSVLMTYLESTNPSLINNTLKIAVPVGPAAEYSGGVYTIYVTVALPGNRTVQNTVWQAGPLSSGAIMLHPAPGPNLQSAQKLDFLSSSRITGTGAPKSRGLLSRRNLRGFQG; translated from the exons atggttgaggtggtggtggagaatggataTAGGATGCAGGGTATCCTGGACGggccgtccattgacggtgttggaggcaaagAGCAAGAATTggaggtcgaaggggaagcaactcagggtaatatggatttggacggtcagttggcgcaagagcagtttcattcaagtcaagtaggctgtataagcaatgacttcgatgtaaATGAGTTTGAactggaagaggaggagcaggaggaggacaggatcggtgatgtagttagcagtgatttggATGATTCAGATTATgaccaaggaggtagacatgctatgcccacaccgGTTGATGTCATGCCAATAcctgttcatg CGACCAACGCAGCACAAGAGGCAAGAAAGAGCACATCAAGAACGTACGTGTTCAGCGTTCTACTACTTCCGATGGCAGCACGGGACCAGTCGGCGCTGCTCCTCCTCACGGCCGTGCTGCTGCTCTTCGCGTTGTCCACAGCCacggcgcagcagcagcagcagcagaactgCTCGTCCGCCAAGTTCTCCGCGGGGCGTTCGTTCCAGCGGTGCACCTCCCTCGCCGTGCTCGGTGCCAGCCTGTACTGGACGTACCACGCGGCGAACGGCACCGCCGACGTGGCGTTCCGCGCGCCGTCGGACCCCAGCGGCTGGGTCGCGTGGGGCCTCAACACCCAGAGCGCGGGCAGCATGGCCGGCAGCAGCGTGTTCATCGCCTCCCAGGACGGTAACGGCGCGGTGTCCGTCTTGATGACCTACCTGGAGAGCACGAATCCCAGCTTGATCAACAACACCCTTAAGATCGCCGTGCCCGTCGGGCCGGCCGCCGAGTACTCCGGCGGCGTGTACACCATCTACGTGACTGTGGCGCTGCCGGGGAACCGCACGGTGCAGAACACGGTGTGGCAGGCTGGGCCGCTCAGCAGCGGGGCAATCATGCTGCACCCGGCGCCCGGGCCGAACCTGCAGAGCGCCCAGAAGCTGGACTTCCTGTCCAGCAGCCGTATCACCGGGACAGGGGCACCCAAGTCCAGGGGTCTGCTATCCCGTCGTAACTTGAGGGGGTTTCAGGGTTGA